One window of Globicephala melas chromosome 2, mGloMel1.2, whole genome shotgun sequence genomic DNA carries:
- the LOC115852135 gene encoding dehydrogenase/reductase SDR family member 4 isoform X1, translating to MQKAGLLLRPCARTWKSVRMASSAVARRNPLENKVALVTASTDGIGFAIARRLAQDGAHVVVSSRKQQNVDRAVAMLRGEGLSVTGTVCHVGKGEDRERLVATAVNLHGGVDILVSNAAVMPFFGNLMDVTEEVWDKILDINVKATALITKAVVPEMEKRGGGSVVIVASVGAYRPFPGLGPYNVSKTALLGLTKNLAVELAQSNIRVNCLAPGLIKTSFSRMLWDDQETLESLKATMQIKRIGKPEDCAGIVSFLCSEDASYITGETVVVAGGMPSRL from the exons ATGCAAAAGGCAGGGCTACTGTTGCGTCCCTGTGCGCGGACGTGGAAGTCCGTGCGGATGGCCAGCTCCGCGGTGGCGCGCCGGAACCCGCTTGAGAATAAGGTGGCCCTAGTAACGGCCTCCACTGACGG GATCGGTTTCGCCATCGCCCGGCGTCTGGCCCAGGATGGGGCCCACGTGGTGGTCAGCAGCCGGAAGCAGCAGAATGTGGATCGGGCAGTGGCAATGCTGCGCGGGGAGGGGCTGAGTGTGACGGGCACCGTGTGCCATGTGGGGAAGGGCGAAGACCGAGAGCGGCTGGTAGCCACG GCTGTGAACCTTCACGGGGGCGTGGACATCCTGGTCTCCAATGCTGCCGTCATGCCTTTCTTTGGAAACTTAATGGATGTCACCGAGGAGGTATGGGACAAG ATTCTGGACATTAATGTGAAGGCCACAGCCCTGATCACAAAGGCAGTGGTGCCAGAGATGGAGAAACGAgg AGGCGGCTCAGTGGTGATCGTGGCCTCCGTAGGAGCCTACAGACCATTTCCT ggCCTGGGCCCTTACAATGTTAGTAAAACAGCCTTGCTGGGCCTCACCAAGAACCTGGCCGTAGAGCTGGCCCAAAGCAACATTAGGGTGAACTGCCTGGCACCTGGACTCATCAAGACTAGCTTCAGCCGTATG TTGTGGGATGACCAGGAAACACTGGAGAGCCTAAAAGCAACCATGCAGATCAAAAG gataGGCAAGCCAGAGGACTGTGCGGGCATCGTATCTTTCCTTTGCTCCGAAGACGCCAGCTATATCACTGGGGAGACAGTGGTGGTGGCTGGAGGGATGCCATCCCGCCTCTGA
- the LOC115852135 gene encoding dehydrogenase/reductase SDR family member 4 isoform X2 has protein sequence MQKAGLLLRPCARTWKSVRMASSAVARRNPLENKVALVTASTDGIGFAIARRLAQDGAHVVVSSRKQQNVDRAVAMLRGEGLSVTGTVCHVGKGEDRERLVATAVNLHGGVDILVSNAAVMPFFGNLMDVTEEVWDKILDINVKATALITKAVVPEMEKRGGGSVVIVASVGAYRPFPGLGPYNVSKTALLGLTKNLAVELAQSNIRVNCLAPGLIKTSFSRMVRKGSPASHWDPKRHLLSCGMTRKHWRA, from the exons ATGCAAAAGGCAGGGCTACTGTTGCGTCCCTGTGCGCGGACGTGGAAGTCCGTGCGGATGGCCAGCTCCGCGGTGGCGCGCCGGAACCCGCTTGAGAATAAGGTGGCCCTAGTAACGGCCTCCACTGACGG GATCGGTTTCGCCATCGCCCGGCGTCTGGCCCAGGATGGGGCCCACGTGGTGGTCAGCAGCCGGAAGCAGCAGAATGTGGATCGGGCAGTGGCAATGCTGCGCGGGGAGGGGCTGAGTGTGACGGGCACCGTGTGCCATGTGGGGAAGGGCGAAGACCGAGAGCGGCTGGTAGCCACG GCTGTGAACCTTCACGGGGGCGTGGACATCCTGGTCTCCAATGCTGCCGTCATGCCTTTCTTTGGAAACTTAATGGATGTCACCGAGGAGGTATGGGACAAG ATTCTGGACATTAATGTGAAGGCCACAGCCCTGATCACAAAGGCAGTGGTGCCAGAGATGGAGAAACGAgg AGGCGGCTCAGTGGTGATCGTGGCCTCCGTAGGAGCCTACAGACCATTTCCT ggCCTGGGCCCTTACAATGTTAGTAAAACAGCCTTGCTGGGCCTCACCAAGAACCTGGCCGTAGAGCTGGCCCAAAGCAACATTAGGGTGAACTGCCTGGCACCTGGACTCATCAAGACTAGCTTCAGCCGTATGGTGAGGAAGGGGAGTCCTGCATCCCACTGGGACCCTAAAAGGCATCTTCTCAG TTGTGGGATGACCAGGAAACACTGGAGAGCCTAA
- the LOC115852135 gene encoding dehydrogenase/reductase SDR family member 4 isoform X3 — protein sequence MQKAGLLLRPCARTWKSVRMASSAVARRNPLENKVALVTASTDGIGFAIARRLAQDGAHVVVSSRKQQNVDRAVAMLRGEGLSVTGTVCHVGKGEDRERLVATAVNLHGGVDILVSNAAVMPFFGNLMDVTEEVWDKILDINVKATALITKAVVPEMEKRGGGSVVIVASVGAYRPFPGLGPYNVSKTALLGLTKNLAVELAQSNIRVNCLAPGLIKTSFSRMEEISLFPAVVG from the exons ATGCAAAAGGCAGGGCTACTGTTGCGTCCCTGTGCGCGGACGTGGAAGTCCGTGCGGATGGCCAGCTCCGCGGTGGCGCGCCGGAACCCGCTTGAGAATAAGGTGGCCCTAGTAACGGCCTCCACTGACGG GATCGGTTTCGCCATCGCCCGGCGTCTGGCCCAGGATGGGGCCCACGTGGTGGTCAGCAGCCGGAAGCAGCAGAATGTGGATCGGGCAGTGGCAATGCTGCGCGGGGAGGGGCTGAGTGTGACGGGCACCGTGTGCCATGTGGGGAAGGGCGAAGACCGAGAGCGGCTGGTAGCCACG GCTGTGAACCTTCACGGGGGCGTGGACATCCTGGTCTCCAATGCTGCCGTCATGCCTTTCTTTGGAAACTTAATGGATGTCACCGAGGAGGTATGGGACAAG ATTCTGGACATTAATGTGAAGGCCACAGCCCTGATCACAAAGGCAGTGGTGCCAGAGATGGAGAAACGAgg AGGCGGCTCAGTGGTGATCGTGGCCTCCGTAGGAGCCTACAGACCATTTCCT ggCCTGGGCCCTTACAATGTTAGTAAAACAGCCTTGCTGGGCCTCACCAAGAACCTGGCCGTAGAGCTGGCCCAAAGCAACATTAGGGTGAACTGCCTGGCACCTGGACTCATCAAGACTAGCTTCAGCCGTATG gaagagatttccctttttcctgcAGTTGTGGGATGA